In Trichocoleus desertorum NBK24, the following are encoded in one genomic region:
- a CDS encoding MGMT family protein: MSVYNRIYAIVRQIPTGKVATYGQVAELAELYGKARLVGYALYRVDKNSDIPWHRVINAKGEVSESPLRLGSDHVQRSLLEAEGIQFSAEGKVDLREYLWRPAVI, translated from the coding sequence GTGTCTGTCTACAACCGTATTTATGCGATCGTGCGTCAAATTCCTACCGGAAAAGTTGCTACTTATGGCCAGGTAGCTGAGTTAGCGGAGTTATATGGCAAAGCTCGTTTGGTGGGATACGCGCTTTACCGAGTTGATAAAAATTCAGATATCCCTTGGCATCGCGTGATTAATGCCAAAGGTGAAGTGTCAGAATCACCCCTACGTCTGGGTTCTGACCACGTACAGCGATCGCTCTTAGAAGCAGAAGGAATTCAATTTAGCGCCGAGGGAAAGGTCGATTTACGGGAATATTTGTGGCGACCCGCCGTAATCTAA